In Nomia melanderi isolate GNS246 chromosome 4, iyNomMela1, whole genome shotgun sequence, the following are encoded in one genomic region:
- the LOC143174435 gene encoding uncharacterized protein LOC143174435, which translates to MSLRKPRKRRRRRRVLPIRQINKRKSVPAFSEHRLNDHFYETRSKSTRNAVSETVLIDSTILSSRSSSSSVVCLGSYRKIPELVNLEDNCDNSEAKACKQEMKTSRPQKMEPIKIKSLVK; encoded by the exons ATGTCACTGCGTAAACCTCGTAAGAGAAGACGAAGGCGCAGAGTATTGCCCATCCGACAGATTAATAAAAGGAAATCCGTGCCAGCATTCTCGGAACATCG GTTAAACGATCATTTTTACGAAACGAGATCGAAGAGCACCCGAAACGCTGTTTCAGAGACGGTTTTGATAGATTCCACGATTCTCTCGAGTCGATCGTCGAGTAGCAGTGTCGTTTGCTTAGGGTCGTATCGTAAGATTCCAGAATTGGTGAATCTCGAGGACAACTGCGACAACAGCGAAGCCAAGGCTTGCAAACAGGAAATGAAGACTTCGCGGCCTCAAAAG ATGGAGCCCATCAAAATAAAGAGTTTAGtgaaataa
- the mei-W68 gene encoding meiotic W68 produces MSKFSKNPSIRSLAFIDGETRSLERRIDLPIVDNTEFREALVARIESVTKEVIEQICSGRLPQVSYSWSQNSVDNQTFEENDESQAVEEFEQTTQDTDRNEKRTVIDFARSRSKDKLALMMTVMAAAHRLLITNSTITRRSLYYHLKNEKTLNLAPEQKHVDLTVNHVANLLNCAPWELNLLSTSKGLAAGDLTLTLIDNRIIDCTVPGGALIPHIASNVISARTKAKMALIVEKDSAFQKLLEEDCTKLLNCILITGKGYPDVATRMLVKLLADKMALPVYAIVDADPFGVDIMCVYRFGSANLFKEKESLACPNVRWLGIRPSELVALGVNTVPLSESDLSKLIAIEGRPYINEAFLGELRIMRMGKAEIENVSSFSRKFLSATYLPCKIMGGDYI; encoded by the exons aTGTCAAAGTTTAGCAAGAATCCCTCTATTAGAAGTCTCGCCTTTATCGACGGTGAAACGAGAAGTTTAGAGAGGAGAATCGATTTGCCTATTGTAGATAACACAGAATTCAG aGAGGCGTTAGTAGCTCGTATAGAAAGTGTGACTAAAGAAGTAATCGAACAAATATGTTCCGGTCGGCTGCCGCAAGTTTCATATTCATGGTCGCAAAATTCAGTTGATAATCAAACTTTCGAAGAGAACGATGAATCACAAGCTGTGGAAGAATTCGAGCAAACCACTCAAGACACAGACCGAAACGAGAAAAGGACGGTGATCGATTTCGCCAGGAGCAGAAGCAAAGATAAGTTGGCGTTAATGATGACCGTAATGGCTGCTGCGCATCGTTTGTTGATCACAAATAGCACAATCACGAGACGATCACTGTATTACCatttaaaaaacgaaaaaacaTTGAACTTAGCGCCAGAACAGAAACACGTGGACCTGACGGTGAACCACGTGGCAAATCTGTTGAATTGCGCACCTTGGGAGCTCA ATCTGCTGTCGACGTCAAAGGGTTTAGCAGCCGGCGATTTAACGCTCACGTTGATCGATAATCGAATTATCGACTGTACGGTGCCGGGAGGCGCTCTTATTCCGCACATAGCGTCGAACGTGATTTCCGCGCGCACCAAAGCCAAAATGGCGCTGATCGTCGAGAAGGACTCGGCATTTCAGAAATTGTTGGAAGAAGATTGCACTAAACTGTTGAACTGCATTCTAATCACGGGAAAAGGATATCCGGACGTAGCTACTAGGATGCTGGTGAAATTActcgccgacaaaatggcgctcCCGGTTTACGCGATCGTGGACGCGGATCCTTTCGGTGTGGACATCATGTGTGTCTATCG ATTCGGATCGGCGAATTTGTTTAAAGAGAAGGAGAGCCTAGCTTGTCCGAACGTGCGCTGGCTCGGGATTCGTCCGTCGGAGTTGGTCGCATTGGGTGTGAACACGGTTCCTCTGTCTGAATCCGATTTATCAAAGTTGATAGCCATCGAGGGTCGACCTTACATCAACGAGGCGTTCCTCGGAGAGCTGAGAATAATGCGGATGGGCAAGGCGGAGATAGAAAACGTGTCTTCGTTCTCGAGGAAATTTTTAAGCGCCACTTATTTGCCTTGCAAGATCATGGGTGGCGATTATATCTAA